A genomic region of Epinephelus moara isolate mb chromosome 23, YSFRI_EMoa_1.0, whole genome shotgun sequence contains the following coding sequences:
- the tmpoa gene encoding thymopoietin a isoform X2, which translates to MDDEDDEEPALHVKRRSRRSSHRMIVPEDLRPVLTDQVSSESKGRVHHRLDSPARAEPPSSSSRPAQLREEKPQLSLPKLSKDSSHKPVALLNTALLEEPEPSIKPLRPAAASPRPAAKPSCPSSPLVQLAKIDAVTFSPMSNISPIKRQESHWSDQFGSKPGGVSAALEECVPPDVLLHERRQQKITSFLSTCSPLKTLNCTSTLSKDVLVRQVEKIAASEQAPKVEETDILKELFPNDINSPTGITATCRRPIKGAARRPIKSSDLWNNENFLFSPKTTKTTSSSSTYTESCIVNRVSSLPPSASSTSTSSFTTTSASPSSRLLSAAPPAGQTKAAPRGMSLWIKLFLLAIVAAFLFLVYQAMETNSINPFGTSDTEVASSGSTA; encoded by the exons atggatgatgaagatgatgaagagccTGCCCTGCACGTAAAGCGTAGATCCAGGAGGTCGTCCCATAGAATG ATAGTGCCTGAGGATCTCAGGCCTGTATTGACAGATCAAGTCTCGTCGGAGTCCAAAGGGAGGGTTCATCACAGACTGGACAGTCCAGCTCGGGCTGAACCTCCCTCTTCTTCATCCAGACCTGCTCAG CTCCGAGAGGAAAAGCCACAGCTGAGTCTTCCTAAACTCAGCAAGGATTCATCTCACAAGCCAGTCGCTCTGCTCAACACCGCTCTGCTAGAG GAACCTGAGCCAAGTATCAAACCTTTACGTCCAGCAGCTGCG AGTCCAAGGCCAGCTGCCAAGCCATCGTGCCCTTCCTCCCCTTTGGTTCAACTCGCCAAAATCGATGCAGTCACCTTTAGCCCCATGAGTAACATCTCACCCATTAAGAGACAAGAGAGCCACTGGTCAGACCAGTTTGGATCTAAGCCCGGTGGTGTCTCTGCAGCACTG GAGGAGTGTGTCCCTCCAGATGTCCTGCTGCATGAAAGGAGGCAGCAGAAAATCACCAGCTTCCTGTCAACATGCAGCCCTTTGAAGACGCTCAACTGCACGTCCACGCTGTCCAAGGATGTGTTAGTGAGACAG GTTGAGAAAATTGCAGCCAGCGAGCAAGCCCCCAAAGTGGAGGAGACTGACATTCTGAAGGAGCTGTTCCCCAATGACATCAATAGTCCAACAGGAATCAC CGCCACCTGTCGACGACCCATTAAAGGAGCTGCCCGGCGTCCAATCAAGTCCAGTGACCTGTGGAACAACGAAAACTTCCTCTTCTCTCCAAAAACCACCAAGACaaccagctcctcctccacctaCACAGAGAGCTGCATTGTCAACAGAGTCAGCAGCCTGCCCCCCTCTGCCTCTTctacctccacctcctctttcaCTACCACCTCTGCCTCCCCTTCCTCCAGGCTTCTGTCTGCAGCTCCCCCTGCAGGTCAGACCAAAGCAGCGCCCCGTGGCATGTCTCTGTGGATAAAGCTGTTCCTGCTGGCCATTGTGGCTGCCTTCCTGTTCCTGGTTTACCAAGCCATGGAGACCAACTCCATCAACCCTTTTGGCACCTCAGACACAGAAGTGGCCAGCAGTGGCAGCACAGCATAG
- the tmpoa gene encoding thymopoietin a isoform X1 yields MCFILTYSLKLQTTKVLIHLSVLCTSSLFHLSSLATVITSCPPFFPYSVHSSGFLSQQIVPEDLRPVLTDQVSSESKGRVHHRLDSPARAEPPSSSSRPAQLREEKPQLSLPKLSKDSSHKPVALLNTALLEEPEPSIKPLRPAAASPRPAAKPSCPSSPLVQLAKIDAVTFSPMSNISPIKRQESHWSDQFGSKPGGVSAALEECVPPDVLLHERRQQKITSFLSTCSPLKTLNCTSTLSKDVLVRQVEKIAASEQAPKVEETDILKELFPNDINSPTGITATCRRPIKGAARRPIKSSDLWNNENFLFSPKTTKTTSSSSTYTESCIVNRVSSLPPSASSTSTSSFTTTSASPSSRLLSAAPPAGQTKAAPRGMSLWIKLFLLAIVAAFLFLVYQAMETNSINPFGTSDTEVASSGSTA; encoded by the exons ATGTGTTTCATACTGACTTATTCACTTaagttacaaacaacaaaagtacTTATTCATCTTTCTGTGCTTTGCACCTCCTCTCTGTTTCACTTGTCCTCTCTTGCTACAGTTATCACTTCCTGTCCACCGTTCTTCCCATACTCTGTCCATAGTTCTGGTTTTCTGTCCCAGCAGATAGTGCCTGAGGATCTCAGGCCTGTATTGACAGATCAAGTCTCGTCGGAGTCCAAAGGGAGGGTTCATCACAGACTGGACAGTCCAGCTCGGGCTGAACCTCCCTCTTCTTCATCCAGACCTGCTCAG CTCCGAGAGGAAAAGCCACAGCTGAGTCTTCCTAAACTCAGCAAGGATTCATCTCACAAGCCAGTCGCTCTGCTCAACACCGCTCTGCTAGAG GAACCTGAGCCAAGTATCAAACCTTTACGTCCAGCAGCTGCG AGTCCAAGGCCAGCTGCCAAGCCATCGTGCCCTTCCTCCCCTTTGGTTCAACTCGCCAAAATCGATGCAGTCACCTTTAGCCCCATGAGTAACATCTCACCCATTAAGAGACAAGAGAGCCACTGGTCAGACCAGTTTGGATCTAAGCCCGGTGGTGTCTCTGCAGCACTG GAGGAGTGTGTCCCTCCAGATGTCCTGCTGCATGAAAGGAGGCAGCAGAAAATCACCAGCTTCCTGTCAACATGCAGCCCTTTGAAGACGCTCAACTGCACGTCCACGCTGTCCAAGGATGTGTTAGTGAGACAG GTTGAGAAAATTGCAGCCAGCGAGCAAGCCCCCAAAGTGGAGGAGACTGACATTCTGAAGGAGCTGTTCCCCAATGACATCAATAGTCCAACAGGAATCAC CGCCACCTGTCGACGACCCATTAAAGGAGCTGCCCGGCGTCCAATCAAGTCCAGTGACCTGTGGAACAACGAAAACTTCCTCTTCTCTCCAAAAACCACCAAGACaaccagctcctcctccacctaCACAGAGAGCTGCATTGTCAACAGAGTCAGCAGCCTGCCCCCCTCTGCCTCTTctacctccacctcctctttcaCTACCACCTCTGCCTCCCCTTCCTCCAGGCTTCTGTCTGCAGCTCCCCCTGCAGGTCAGACCAAAGCAGCGCCCCGTGGCATGTCTCTGTGGATAAAGCTGTTCCTGCTGGCCATTGTGGCTGCCTTCCTGTTCCTGGTTTACCAAGCCATGGAGACCAACTCCATCAACCCTTTTGGCACCTCAGACACAGAAGTGGCCAGCAGTGGCAGCACAGCATAG
- the tmpoa gene encoding thymopoietin a isoform X5: MCFILTYSLKLQTTKVLIHLSVLCTSSLFHLSSLATVITSCPPFFPYSVHSSGFLSQQIVPEDLRPVLTDQVSSESKGRVHHRLDSPARAEPPSSSSRPAQEPEPSIKPLRPAAASPRPAAKPSCPSSPLVQLAKIDAVTFSPMSNISPIKRQESHWSDQFGSKPGGVSAALEECVPPDVLLHERRQQKITSFLSTCSPLKTLNCTSTLSKDVLVRQVEKIAASEQAPKVEETDILKELFPNDINSPTGITATCRRPIKGAARRPIKSSDLWNNENFLFSPKTTKTTSSSSTYTESCIVNRVSSLPPSASSTSTSSFTTTSASPSSRLLSAAPPAGQTKAAPRGMSLWIKLFLLAIVAAFLFLVYQAMETNSINPFGTSDTEVASSGSTA, encoded by the exons ATGTGTTTCATACTGACTTATTCACTTaagttacaaacaacaaaagtacTTATTCATCTTTCTGTGCTTTGCACCTCCTCTCTGTTTCACTTGTCCTCTCTTGCTACAGTTATCACTTCCTGTCCACCGTTCTTCCCATACTCTGTCCATAGTTCTGGTTTTCTGTCCCAGCAGATAGTGCCTGAGGATCTCAGGCCTGTATTGACAGATCAAGTCTCGTCGGAGTCCAAAGGGAGGGTTCATCACAGACTGGACAGTCCAGCTCGGGCTGAACCTCCCTCTTCTTCATCCAGACCTGCTCAG GAACCTGAGCCAAGTATCAAACCTTTACGTCCAGCAGCTGCG AGTCCAAGGCCAGCTGCCAAGCCATCGTGCCCTTCCTCCCCTTTGGTTCAACTCGCCAAAATCGATGCAGTCACCTTTAGCCCCATGAGTAACATCTCACCCATTAAGAGACAAGAGAGCCACTGGTCAGACCAGTTTGGATCTAAGCCCGGTGGTGTCTCTGCAGCACTG GAGGAGTGTGTCCCTCCAGATGTCCTGCTGCATGAAAGGAGGCAGCAGAAAATCACCAGCTTCCTGTCAACATGCAGCCCTTTGAAGACGCTCAACTGCACGTCCACGCTGTCCAAGGATGTGTTAGTGAGACAG GTTGAGAAAATTGCAGCCAGCGAGCAAGCCCCCAAAGTGGAGGAGACTGACATTCTGAAGGAGCTGTTCCCCAATGACATCAATAGTCCAACAGGAATCAC CGCCACCTGTCGACGACCCATTAAAGGAGCTGCCCGGCGTCCAATCAAGTCCAGTGACCTGTGGAACAACGAAAACTTCCTCTTCTCTCCAAAAACCACCAAGACaaccagctcctcctccacctaCACAGAGAGCTGCATTGTCAACAGAGTCAGCAGCCTGCCCCCCTCTGCCTCTTctacctccacctcctctttcaCTACCACCTCTGCCTCCCCTTCCTCCAGGCTTCTGTCTGCAGCTCCCCCTGCAGGTCAGACCAAAGCAGCGCCCCGTGGCATGTCTCTGTGGATAAAGCTGTTCCTGCTGGCCATTGTGGCTGCCTTCCTGTTCCTGGTTTACCAAGCCATGGAGACCAACTCCATCAACCCTTTTGGCACCTCAGACACAGAAGTGGCCAGCAGTGGCAGCACAGCATAG
- the tmpoa gene encoding thymopoietin a isoform X3 — MCFILTYSLKLQTTKVLIHLSVLCTSSLFHLSSLATVITSCPPFFPYSVHSSGFLSQQIVPEDLRPVLTDQVSSESKGRVHHRLDSPARAEPPSSSSRPAQEPEPSIKPLRPAAAAGSLICTKQSPRPAAKPSCPSSPLVQLAKIDAVTFSPMSNISPIKRQESHWSDQFGSKPGGVSAALEECVPPDVLLHERRQQKITSFLSTCSPLKTLNCTSTLSKDVLVRQVEKIAASEQAPKVEETDILKELFPNDINSPTGITATCRRPIKGAARRPIKSSDLWNNENFLFSPKTTKTTSSSSTYTESCIVNRVSSLPPSASSTSTSSFTTTSASPSSRLLSAAPPAGQTKAAPRGMSLWIKLFLLAIVAAFLFLVYQAMETNSINPFGTSDTEVASSGSTA; from the exons ATGTGTTTCATACTGACTTATTCACTTaagttacaaacaacaaaagtacTTATTCATCTTTCTGTGCTTTGCACCTCCTCTCTGTTTCACTTGTCCTCTCTTGCTACAGTTATCACTTCCTGTCCACCGTTCTTCCCATACTCTGTCCATAGTTCTGGTTTTCTGTCCCAGCAGATAGTGCCTGAGGATCTCAGGCCTGTATTGACAGATCAAGTCTCGTCGGAGTCCAAAGGGAGGGTTCATCACAGACTGGACAGTCCAGCTCGGGCTGAACCTCCCTCTTCTTCATCCAGACCTGCTCAG GAACCTGAGCCAAGTATCAAACCTTTACGTCCAGCAGCTGCG GCAGGCTCTTTGATTTGTACTAAACAGAGTCCAAGGCCAGCTGCCAAGCCATCGTGCCCTTCCTCCCCTTTGGTTCAACTCGCCAAAATCGATGCAGTCACCTTTAGCCCCATGAGTAACATCTCACCCATTAAGAGACAAGAGAGCCACTGGTCAGACCAGTTTGGATCTAAGCCCGGTGGTGTCTCTGCAGCACTG GAGGAGTGTGTCCCTCCAGATGTCCTGCTGCATGAAAGGAGGCAGCAGAAAATCACCAGCTTCCTGTCAACATGCAGCCCTTTGAAGACGCTCAACTGCACGTCCACGCTGTCCAAGGATGTGTTAGTGAGACAG GTTGAGAAAATTGCAGCCAGCGAGCAAGCCCCCAAAGTGGAGGAGACTGACATTCTGAAGGAGCTGTTCCCCAATGACATCAATAGTCCAACAGGAATCAC CGCCACCTGTCGACGACCCATTAAAGGAGCTGCCCGGCGTCCAATCAAGTCCAGTGACCTGTGGAACAACGAAAACTTCCTCTTCTCTCCAAAAACCACCAAGACaaccagctcctcctccacctaCACAGAGAGCTGCATTGTCAACAGAGTCAGCAGCCTGCCCCCCTCTGCCTCTTctacctccacctcctctttcaCTACCACCTCTGCCTCCCCTTCCTCCAGGCTTCTGTCTGCAGCTCCCCCTGCAGGTCAGACCAAAGCAGCGCCCCGTGGCATGTCTCTGTGGATAAAGCTGTTCCTGCTGGCCATTGTGGCTGCCTTCCTGTTCCTGGTTTACCAAGCCATGGAGACCAACTCCATCAACCCTTTTGGCACCTCAGACACAGAAGTGGCCAGCAGTGGCAGCACAGCATAG